A genomic window from Gossypium hirsutum isolate 1008001.06 chromosome D10, Gossypium_hirsutum_v2.1, whole genome shotgun sequence includes:
- the LOC121222454 gene encoding ran-binding protein M homolog isoform X1 encodes MSMGFSSISIRRLYRLGRMMELKGTRRAIFLRVHVNFGQKKFAFDVKEYEAQERLKQQMTIEKISLPPNISYGLEGRKSVKE; translated from the exons ATGAGTATGGGTTTTTCTAGCATTTCTATCAG GCGCTTGTATCGATTGGGAAGGATGATGGAATTAAAGGGTACTAGAAGGGCAATCTTCCTCAG GGTTCATGTCAACTTTGGGCAAAAGAAGTTTGCTTTTGATGTGAAA GAATATGAAGCTCAAGAAAGGTTGAAGCAGCAGATGACTATTGAAAAGATATCTCTACCACCTAATATTAGTTATGg GTTAGAAGGGAGAAAATCAGTGAAAGAATGA
- the LOC121222454 gene encoding ran-binding protein M homolog isoform X2, protein MASLEIMRLYRLGRMMELKGTRRAIFLRVHVNFGQKKFAFDVKEYEAQERLKQQMTIEKISLPPNISYGLEGRKSVKE, encoded by the exons ATGGCTTCCTTGGAGATTAT GCGCTTGTATCGATTGGGAAGGATGATGGAATTAAAGGGTACTAGAAGGGCAATCTTCCTCAG GGTTCATGTCAACTTTGGGCAAAAGAAGTTTGCTTTTGATGTGAAA GAATATGAAGCTCAAGAAAGGTTGAAGCAGCAGATGACTATTGAAAAGATATCTCTACCACCTAATATTAGTTATGg GTTAGAAGGGAGAAAATCAGTGAAAGAATGA
- the LOC121222456 gene encoding peroxidase 29, giving the protein MRRTIVVVFFMFQCFSFNVKGFGLSYNFYEKSCPQVEDIVRKGLQPIFLTDPTSAPALLRLMFHDCQVQGCDASILVDPGNGNEATEMASSKNLGIRKREIVSMVKSMVEAQCPQQVSCADILILAAREAVAVTGGPRIKVPLGRRDSSHAPSHRLPDALLPPATAGVSEMLNIFTNKGMNLEESVAVLGAHTLGITHCSNLQNRLYSRNNDELRGMEPGFAAFLRLTCQKGPLTSNLSFVLNDPTPFSFDNEYYVNAMRGRGVLKIDAEMVSNPKTAHVMKHFSMNEADFFRAFYSAFVKLSRYGVLTGKQGVIRKNCNQLS; this is encoded by the exons atgaGAAGAACTATAGTTGTGGTATTCTTCATGTTTCAATGTTTTAGTTTTAATGTTAAAGGTTTCGGCCTTTCATATAATTTCTATGAGAAATCGTGCCCACAAGTTGAGGACATTGTCAGAAAGGGCCTTCAGCCTATATTTCTCACCGATCCCACTTCTGCACCTGCGTTGTTAAGGCTTATGTTTCATGATTGTCAAGTTCAG GGATGCGATGCTTCCATTCTAGTTGATCCAGGAAATGGAAATGAGGCAACAGAGATGGCTTCTAGTAAGAATTTAGGGATAAGAAAGAGAGAGATAGTAAGCATGGTTAAATCAATGGTGGAAGCTCAATGTCCCCAACAAGTCTCATGTGCCGATATTCTGATATTGGCAGCTCGAGAGGCCGTGGCGGTGACAGGAGGGCCTCGGATAAAAGTCCCATTGGGACGGCGGGATTCGTCTCACGCCCCTAGCCATCGACTGCCAGACGCATTGCTCCCTCCTGCAACAGCTGGAGTCTCTGAAATGCTTAATATTTTCACCAACAAAGGAATGAACCTTGAAGAATCTGTCGCCGTTTTGG GTGCTCACACGCTCGGGATAACGCATTGTTCAAACCTTCAGAACCGTTTATACAGTCGTAACAACGATGAGCTTAGAGGAATGGAACCTGGTTTTGCTGCATTTTTGAGGTTAACTTGTCAGAAAGGACCTTTAACCTCAAATTTAAGCTTCGTTCTGAATGACCCGACGCCGTTTTCGTTTGACAATGAATACTATGTAAATGCAATGAGAGGCCGAGGAGTGCTAAAAATAGATGCTGAAATGGTATCAAACCCCAAAACAGCACATGTTATGAAACATTTCTCCATGAATGAGGCTGATTTCTTCCGAGCATTCTATTCTGCCTTTGTGAAGCTATCTCGCTATGGAGTTCTGACCGGGAAACAAGGTGTTATTAGAAAGAATTGCAACCAACTAAGCTGA
- the LOC121222455 gene encoding glycine-rich cell wall structural protein, with protein sequence MGKLISKWVGVFLMILVFTIWIAECRKLERETLGVGIGGGVGGGVGGGIGIGIGGGVGGGVGGGIGIGIGGGGIGVGVGGGGGGGGGGIGGGIGGGIGVGGGAGGGKSGGRGHGGGGGGGGGAGGGSKGGGYGGGSGRGGGGGKGGGGF encoded by the coding sequence aTGGGGAAATTAATTTCCAAATGGGTTGGAGTGTTTTTGATGATACTTGTGTTTACTATATGGATAGCAGAATGCCGAAAACTTGAGAGGGAGACCCTGGGAGTTGGTATTGGTGGAGGTGTTGGAGGTGGTGTTGGTGGTGGTATAGGAATTGGAATAGGAGGTGGTGTTGGAGGTGGTGTTGGTGGTGGTATAGGAATTGGAATTGGAGGTGGAGGTATAGGAGTTGGAgttggaggtggtggtggtggtggtggtggaggtaTAGGAGGTGGAATTGGTGGAGGCATAGGAGTTGGAGGCGGAGCTGGCGGTGGAAAAAGTGGAGGCCGAGGACATGGAGGCGGAGGCGGAGGTGGAGGAGGTGCTGGTGGTGGTTCTAAGGGTGGAGGATATGGGGGTGGAAGTGGAAGAGGAGGTGGTGGTGGAAAAGGAGGAGGGGGATTTTAG
- the LOC121222453 gene encoding L10-interacting MYB domain-containing protein-like gives MVKTQNFVDGDSSLATKAVWDDELMFIFCELCVNEVNAGNRPTTHLNSKGWENVIALFQAKTQKNYGKPQLKNKWDTLKKEWRLWRELLKESTGIGWCPSKKTVDATEEWWAAKIQENPDFKGFKKKGIEPRLNELMWQMFGGVVATGENAWAPSSGVLPSGVPMGDDAPNEGFGDSDEHSNENEGIPPDEVPSNPFHEIPDRRKQTLGVAHGKGKKSSSSRKSSRNTLTTQIEKLCVSMSSPRKSVNEIIFPHSQYTISNAMDALRALGDEIPKKDELYYFATKMFQILVKREVFLNLDPDDKVWWLRREYAEQNPIASFSSLVATSSFPF, from the exons ATGGTAAAGACACAAAATTTTGTGGACGGAGATAGTAGTTTAGCAACAAAAGCTGTTTGGGATGATGAGCTGATGTTCATATTTTGTGAACTTTGCGTGAATGAAGTCAATGCTGGTAATAGACCGACaactcatctaaactcaaaaggatgggaaaatgtcattgctctttttcaagcaaaaacacaaaaaaattatggaaaacctcaattgaaaaataaatggGATACATTAAAAAAGGAATGGAGGTTATGGAGGGAGTTGCTTAAAGAATCTACAGGTATTGGATGGTGTCCATCTAAAAAGACGGTCGATGCTACGGAAGAATGGTGGGCTGCAAAAATACAG gaaaatcctgattttaaaggatttaagaagaaaggaattgaaccacgattgaatgagttaatgtgGCAAATGTTTGGTGGCGTTGTAGCCACTGGAGAGAATGCATGGGCACCTTCGTCTGGTGTTCTTCCAAGTGGGGTTCCTATGGGAGATGATGCACCTAATGAGGGCTTTGGTGATTCAGATGAACATAGTAACGAGAATGAAGGTATTCCTCCTGATGAGGTACCATCAAACCCTTTTCATGAAATCCCTGATCGAAGAAAGCAAACACTTGGGGTTGCACAcggtaaaggaaaaaaatcaagttcaagtagaaaatcatcaagaaatacatTAACTACCCAGATTGAGAAATTATGTGTGAGCATGTCTAGTCCAAGGAAGtcagtgaatgaaattatttttccacactctcaatatactatttcaaatgcaatggatgctttgcgtgctttgggagatgaaattccaaaaaaagaTGAACTCTACTATTTTGCCACCAAAATGTTCCAAATACTGGTGAAACGAGAAgtgtttttgaacttagatccagatgataaggtttggtggcttcgacgcgagtatgctgaacaaaatccaattgcatcattttcgtccttggtagcaacatcctcatttcccttctaa